Proteins found in one Canis aureus isolate CA01 chromosome 19, VMU_Caureus_v.1.0, whole genome shotgun sequence genomic segment:
- the TEKTIP1 gene encoding tektin bundle-interacting protein 1 isoform X2 produces the protein MQTLRREAARPFVPRGTLEADFPALLSSEDYLSLEGPRWAPAIKQATRWKYTPLGRDAAGQLWYTGLTNSDSREAWYTLPRAPDSPYREAYARWHGCHRHRERSMPSAYTQCLRETAWHDPIIPAQYRAPSTQWGSMLWKDRPIRGKEYVLNRHRYGVEPPGPASDYVPYLSVPQRPRYTTQNYRQWDLEPYCPSTNQRPPPIYTPIH, from the exons ATGCAGACCCTACGGCGGGAGGCAGCCCGGCCCTTCGTCCCCCGGGGGACCCTCGAAGCCGACTTCCCAGCACTGCTGTCCAG TGAGGACTACCTGTCCCTGGAGGGGCCCCGCTGGGCACCGGCCATCAAGCAGGCAACACGCTGGAAGTACACACCCCTGGGACGTGACGCGGCCGGCCAGCTGTGGTACACCGGCCTAACCAACTCGGACTCCCGCGAGGCCTGGTACACGCTCCCGCGGGCCCCGGACAGCCCGTACCGGGAGGCCTATGCCCGCTGGCACGGATGTCACAGGCACCGGGAGCGAAGCATGCCCTCGG cctATACCCAGTGCCTCCGGGAGACCGCTTGGCATGACCCCATCATCCCTGCCCAGTACAGGGCCCCCAGCACGCAGTGGGGGAGCATGCTCTGGAAAGACAGGCCCATCCGGGGCAAGGAATACg TGCTCAACAGACACCGGTACGGGGTGGAGCCACCGGGGCCGGCCTCTGACTACGTGCCGTACCTGTCGGTGCCTCAGCGCCCGCGCTACACCACCCAGAACTACCGGCAGTGGGACCTGGAGCCTTACTGCCCCTCCACCAACCAGCGGCCCCCGCCCATCTACACACCCATCCACTGA
- the TEKTIP1 gene encoding tektin bundle-interacting protein 1 isoform X1, giving the protein MQTLRREAARPFVPRGTLEADFPALLSSEDYLSLEGPRWAPAIKQATRWKYTPLGRDAAGQLWYTGLTNSDSREAWYTLPRAPDSPYREAYARWHGCHRHRERSMPSAYTQCLRETAWHDPIIPAQYRAPSTQWGSMLWKDRPIRGKEYGEEGVGAAGGSWATWAGVHTAQGTGGDLGPGPIVLNRHRYGVEPPGPASDYVPYLSVPQRPRYTTQNYRQWDLEPYCPSTNQRPPPIYTPIH; this is encoded by the exons ATGCAGACCCTACGGCGGGAGGCAGCCCGGCCCTTCGTCCCCCGGGGGACCCTCGAAGCCGACTTCCCAGCACTGCTGTCCAG TGAGGACTACCTGTCCCTGGAGGGGCCCCGCTGGGCACCGGCCATCAAGCAGGCAACACGCTGGAAGTACACACCCCTGGGACGTGACGCGGCCGGCCAGCTGTGGTACACCGGCCTAACCAACTCGGACTCCCGCGAGGCCTGGTACACGCTCCCGCGGGCCCCGGACAGCCCGTACCGGGAGGCCTATGCCCGCTGGCACGGATGTCACAGGCACCGGGAGCGAAGCATGCCCTCGG cctATACCCAGTGCCTCCGGGAGACCGCTTGGCATGACCCCATCATCCCTGCCCAGTACAGGGCCCCCAGCACGCAGTGGGGGAGCATGCTCTGGAAAGACAGGCCCATCCGGGGCAAGGAATACggtgaggagggggtgggggcagccggagggagctgggccacctgggctggggTTCACACGGCCCAGGGGACAGGAGGTGACCTGGGTCCTGGCCCCATAGTGCTCAACAGACACCGGTACGGGGTGGAGCCACCGGGGCCGGCCTCTGACTACGTGCCGTACCTGTCGGTGCCTCAGCGCCCGCGCTACACCACCCAGAACTACCGGCAGTGGGACCTGGAGCCTTACTGCCCCTCCACCAACCAGCGGCCCCCGCCCATCTACACACCCATCCACTGA